The nucleotide window CCAATGTGACCGGTTCGGCCCGGTTTAAACGCCTGATTAAAGAAGAAAAATACAGTGAAGCGCTGGACGTGGCGCGGCAGCAGGTGGAGAACGGTGCGCAGATCATTGATATCAACATGGACGAAGGCATGCTGGATGCGGAAGCCGCCATGGTGCGCTTTCTTAACCTGATTGCCGGTGAACCGGATATCGCCCGCGTGCCCATTATGATTGACTCCTCAAAATGGGAAGTGATCGAAAAGGGTCTGCAGTGTATTCAGGGCAAGGGCATCGTGAACTCGATTTCGATGAAAGAGGGCGTAGAGCCGTTCATCGAACATGCCCGCAAGGTGCGACGCTACGGTGCCGCGGTGGTGGTGATGGCGTTTGATGAAGCAGGGCAGGCGGATACCCGCGCGCGCAAAATCGAAATTTGTCGCCGCGCCTACAAAATCCTGACCGAAGAGGTGGGTTTCCCGCCGGAAGACATCATTTTCGACCCGAATATCTTTGCGGTTGCCACCGGCATTGAAGAGCATAACAACTATGCCATGGACTTTATCGGCGCATGCGAAGATATCAAACGCGAGCTGCCACACGCGATGATTTCCGGCGGCGTCTCTAACGTCTCCTTCTCCTTTCGCGGTAATGAACCGGTGCGCGAGGCGATCCACGCGGTATTTCTCTATTACGCCATCCGCAACGGCATGGATATGGGCATTGTGAATGCGGGGCAGCTGGCCATCTATGACGATTTACCTGCCGAACTGCGCGACGCCGTCGAGGATGTGATCCTCAACCGCCGCGATGACAGCACGGAGCGCCTGCTGGCGCTGGCGGAAAAGTATCGCGGCAGCAAAGGTGACGGCGAACAGGAAAAACAGCAGGCGGAGTGGCGCAGCTGGGATGTGGTAAAGCGCCTGGAGTATTCGCTGGTAAAAGGGATCACCGAGTTTATTGAGCAGGATACCGAAGAAGCGCGGCAGGCCGTCGCCCGTCCCATTGAGGTGATTGAAGGGCCGCTGATGGCTGGCATGAACGTGGTCGGCGATCTGTTCGGCGAGGGGAAAATGTTCCTGCCGCAGGTGGTAAAATCCGCGCGCGTCATGAAACAGGCCGTGGCTTATCTGGAGCCCTTTATTCAGGCCAGCAAAGCGGCGGGCAGCAGCAACGGAAAAATCGTGCTGGCGACGGTGAAAGGGGATGTGCACGACATCGGTAAAAATATCGTGGGCGTGGTGCTGCAGTGCAATAACTACGAAATCATCGATCTTGGCGTCATGGTGCCAGGCGAAAAGATCCTGAAAACCGCTCTCGAAACGCAGGCGGACATTATCGGTCTCTCCGGGCTGATTACGCCCTCGCTCGACGAGATGGTTAACGTGGCGAAAGAGATGGAGCGCCAGGGCTTTACCCTGCCATTGCTGATTGGCGGCGCAACCACATCGAAAGCGCACACCGCCGTGAAGATCGAACAAAACTACAGCGGCCCGACGGTCTACGTGCAGAACGCGTCCCGCACCGTGGGCGTGGTGTCAGCGCTGTTGTCGCCGACGCTGAAAGCGGATTTTGTGGCGCGCACGCGCAAAGAGTATGAGACGGTGCGTATCCAGCATGCGCGCAAAAAACCGCGCACGCCGCCGGTCAGTTTGCAGGCCGCGCGCGATAATGATTACGCCATCGACTGGACGAGCTACACACCGCCGGTGGCCCATCGTCCGGGCGTCACGCCGGTCGAAGCCAGCATTGCCACGCTGCGCAACTACATTGACTGGACGCCATTCTTTATGACCTGGTCGCTGGCCGGTAAGTATCCGCGCATTCTGGAAGATGAGGTGGTGGGTGAGGAGGCGCAACGTCTGTTTGCTGACGCCAATGCCATGCTGGATCGGCTGAGCGAAAGCGGCGCACTCACCCCGCGCGGCGTGGTGGGGATCTTCCCGGCTAACCGCACGGGTGATGACATTGAAATCTACGCCGACGAAAAGCGCGATCGCGTGCTGTGTGTCAGCCATCATCTGCGGCAGCAGACGGAAAAAACCGACTTCGCCAACTACTGTCTGGCCGACTTTGTGGCACCAAAATTCAGCGGCAAAGCTGATTACCTCGGGGCGTTTGCCGTCACCGGTGGTCTGGAAGAGGATGCGCTGGCAGAGGCATACGACAGACAGCACGATGATTACAACAAGATCATGCTGAAGGCGATTGCGGACCGCCTGGCAGAAGCCTTTGCCGAGTATCTGCACGAGCGGGTGCGTAAGGTCATCTGGGGCTTCGCCGCCCACGAAAACCTGAGCAATGAGGCGCTGATTCGCGAGAACTATCAGGGTATCCGTCCGGCGCCTGGCTATCCGGCCTGCCCGGAACACACGGAGAAAGCGCAGATCTGGCAGTTGCTGGACGTCGAAAAACACACCGGTATGAAGCTGACTGAATCCTATGCCATGTGGCCGGGCGCGTCGGTTGCTGGCTGGTATTTCAGCCACCCGGAGAGCCGCTATTTTGCCGTGGCGCAGATTCAGCGCGATCAGGTGGAAGATTATGCGGCGCGCAAAGGAATGAGTGTCAGTGAGGCAGAGCGCTGGCTGGCCCCGAACCTGGGCTACGACGCCGAGTAACCGCTGCCTGCGCTGCGCCTTTGGGCGGCCCGGCGGCAGTCCGGCCTGCCTGTACGGTATTCCGGGCACGCCCGGCCATGCACCGCAGGAACATGGCGCGGGGTTGCCCCCGCGCAGTGCTTTAGTTGAAACGTGCGTCGCGGTCTGATGTCAGATCGTACAGCTGGTATTTGCGACCCAGCATCTGACCGCCATCGCGCGTCAGCGGCACCCAGTTCACCTGCGCACGACCACGGGTTGGCGTCACGGTAAACAGATCCATCGGAATCGAAATATAGAACCCTTTGGTGAAGTCACCTTCGCCGTACGCCTGGGCCGACACGTTAGTTTTGGTGGCGTAGAAGCCCACCATAACGCCGCTGTCAAAGCGCTTCGATACATCCAGCGTCACCCCTTTATCTTTCGCCAGATACTGACCGACGCTGGCTTTCACCAGCACATCCTGACTGAACCAGGGACGCCAGTAGGCGGTGAGGTGGCCGGTCGGGGCTTTGTAATCGGTGAACTGCATCATGTTGTCCCAGTCACGCTGCTTCACATAGTTAGCATCGAGACCCAGCGCCCAGTTACTGTCCACCGGACGATACAGCACTTCACCGCCCACGCCACCGTACATGGTTTCCAGATAGCCGCCATACACCTGGCCATAGAAACCGTTACCGAGGTAACGCATGTAGTTGGCCTGCAGATCGTTAACGTAAACGTTGTTCTGCACGTAATCGCGGATATGGGTGCGCACGCGCGGCAGGGTCGAATCGGCTGGCGCGCCGTTATAGTTAAACCTGTCATAATTGTTGGCGATGTTGCCAAACAGACTGCCGCCCACCAGCAGGTGATCCGTCAGCCAGTAGTCAACGTTGCCCATGACGCCAACCTGATACATGTAGAAGCTTTCCGGGCCGCCCACGGACTGATTCAGCACCGGCGACAGGCTGTAATCCAGGCGCTCTTTACGAATGAAATAGCCCTGTTCGGAGTGCTCCACCTCCACCGGGTTGCCGCGCGTCTGCTGCAGCGGCTGCTCATGCCCCAGCGGATAGCCCTGCAGCGAATTGCGCAGGCTGGCCACGTCAGTGCGCGTGGTCACCTGCGGCATGTTAAAGCGCGATTCGGTGACATCAATGGTATCAATGCCGGCAGGCAAATTATTCATGATGATGCGATTGGCGCGATCGACACCTTCACGGGTATCGCGATACCGGGTTTGCTCGCCGGAAACGTACAGCGTATGCCCTTTGGTCTGAATACGCGGGCCGCTCAGCCCGGCGTTGTATTTCAGATCGGTAAGCTGGTTCGCCACCACCGTCGGCTCCAGCAGTTCACCCTGCGGCTGCGGCTGATAAGCCGGTTTGTCATTGTCGATATGGGGCTGATGCAGATCGTTAAAGTTGGTGCGTACGGTTACCCCAAACATAAAGGTATTGCCGCGCTCGTAGCTGGCGTTGATGTCTGCCCAGTCGGTAAGGCGGTAAATAGCCCCGACGTTGACCTTGCTGCGCTGCGCCAGCCGTCCGGCAAAGTCATCCTGATAGTTATTGCCTTCATACTCCATCTTCAGGCGCAGCGGCTGCCATGGCGTCTGATACTCCACCCCGCCAAACAGCGCGGCCGGGCCGTGGAACATCTGCGAACCATTAATCGCACCGGCTGTGCCGCCGCCGGTACGGTTGCAGAAGCTGTCGCTGTAGGAGCAGAACGGGTTTTTAATGCTGCCGCTGTTGCCCAGATATCCCCAGCCAATCCCGGCGGTGAAATCAAACGGCCCCCAGGCTTTGCTGGCGACCAGATATTCGCTGTCAAACAGGCCGGTACCGCCCAGATCGCGTGAGCCAACCGCCACTTCCGGTAGCCAGTAGCTCTCCTGCCACAGCCGCAGTTTGACGTCGAACGCCTTGTCTTTG belongs to Candidatus Pantoea soli and includes:
- the metH gene encoding methionine synthase, which gives rise to MLHQQLAQRILILDGGMGTMIQSYNLSEQDFRGSRFADWPADVKGNNDLLVLTKPEVIREIHHAYLAAGADILETNTFNATPIAMADYAMEALSAEINLEAAKLARACADAWTARTPDRPRYVAGVLGPTNRTCSISPDVNDPAFRNITFSQLVDAYRESTHALIAGGVDIIMIETVFDTLNAKAAIYAVQTEMEAMGVTLPLMISGTITDASGRTLSGQTTEGFYNSLRHAQPLSFGLNCALGPDELRQYVQELSRIAEGYVTAHPNAGLPNAFGEYDLDAATMAAQIGEWARAGFLNIIGGCCGTTPEHIAAMAAAVEGVAPRALPVIPVACRLSGLEPLNIQADSLFVNVGERTNVTGSARFKRLIKEEKYSEALDVARQQVENGAQIIDINMDEGMLDAEAAMVRFLNLIAGEPDIARVPIMIDSSKWEVIEKGLQCIQGKGIVNSISMKEGVEPFIEHARKVRRYGAAVVVMAFDEAGQADTRARKIEICRRAYKILTEEVGFPPEDIIFDPNIFAVATGIEEHNNYAMDFIGACEDIKRELPHAMISGGVSNVSFSFRGNEPVREAIHAVFLYYAIRNGMDMGIVNAGQLAIYDDLPAELRDAVEDVILNRRDDSTERLLALAEKYRGSKGDGEQEKQQAEWRSWDVVKRLEYSLVKGITEFIEQDTEEARQAVARPIEVIEGPLMAGMNVVGDLFGEGKMFLPQVVKSARVMKQAVAYLEPFIQASKAAGSSNGKIVLATVKGDVHDIGKNIVGVVLQCNNYEIIDLGVMVPGEKILKTALETQADIIGLSGLITPSLDEMVNVAKEMERQGFTLPLLIGGATTSKAHTAVKIEQNYSGPTVYVQNASRTVGVVSALLSPTLKADFVARTRKEYETVRIQHARKKPRTPPVSLQAARDNDYAIDWTSYTPPVAHRPGVTPVEASIATLRNYIDWTPFFMTWSLAGKYPRILEDEVVGEEAQRLFADANAMLDRLSESGALTPRGVVGIFPANRTGDDIEIYADEKRDRVLCVSHHLRQQTEKTDFANYCLADFVAPKFSGKADYLGAFAVTGGLEEDALAEAYDRQHDDYNKIMLKAIADRLAEAFAEYLHERVRKVIWGFAAHENLSNEALIRENYQGIRPAPGYPACPEHTEKAQIWQLLDVEKHTGMKLTESYAMWPGASVAGWYFSHPESRYFAVAQIQRDQVEDYAARKGMSVSEAERWLAPNLGYDAE
- a CDS encoding YjbH domain-containing protein; amino-acid sequence: MKKQLIISLLAASVSAACQVQADTWPQPVGPSQSDFGGVGLMQTPTARMAREGEFSLNFRDNDQYRYYSASLQLFPWLETTVRYTDVRTRRYSAVADFSGNQSYKDKAFDVKLRLWQESYWLPEVAVGSRDLGGTGLFDSEYLVASKAWGPFDFTAGIGWGYLGNSGSIKNPFCSYSDSFCNRTGGGTAGAINGSQMFHGPAALFGGVEYQTPWQPLRLKMEYEGNNYQDDFAGRLAQRSKVNVGAIYRLTDWADINASYERGNTFMFGVTVRTNFNDLHQPHIDNDKPAYQPQPQGELLEPTVVANQLTDLKYNAGLSGPRIQTKGHTLYVSGEQTRYRDTREGVDRANRIIMNNLPAGIDTIDVTESRFNMPQVTTRTDVASLRNSLQGYPLGHEQPLQQTRGNPVEVEHSEQGYFIRKERLDYSLSPVLNQSVGGPESFYMYQVGVMGNVDYWLTDHLLVGGSLFGNIANNYDRFNYNGAPADSTLPRVRTHIRDYVQNNVYVNDLQANYMRYLGNGFYGQVYGGYLETMYGGVGGEVLYRPVDSNWALGLDANYVKQRDWDNMMQFTDYKAPTGHLTAYWRPWFSQDVLVKASVGQYLAKDKGVTLDVSKRFDSGVMVGFYATKTNVSAQAYGEGDFTKGFYISIPMDLFTVTPTRGRAQVNWVPLTRDGGQMLGRKYQLYDLTSDRDARFN